A single Pseudovibrio sp. Tun.PSC04-5.I4 DNA region contains:
- the istB gene encoding IS21-like element helper ATPase IstB has protein sequence MSSLSKRIQSSLVGLKMPRALEVLDHTLSQLEQGELTALEALDSLLNEEYSTREGRRIGVALTTARLTPIKTLESFDFTFQPSLDRDRIMALAELEFITRNEVVHFLGPPGTGKSHLATALGVAAVKAGKRVYRIALAHLIEALAKAEKEGRLTEKLRFFARTSLLIVDEIGYLPITNGGANLFFQLVNAKYEKGSMILTSNRGFAEWGEIFGDRVIATALLDRLLHHAVVIQIEGASYRLRSHADLMPEHVRANASIAPPPPPKRRGRPPKKES, from the coding sequence ATGAGTTCGCTCAGTAAACGCATTCAGTCTTCACTGGTAGGCTTAAAAATGCCGCGGGCTTTAGAGGTGCTCGACCACACGCTGAGCCAATTGGAACAAGGGGAACTCACGGCACTGGAGGCCCTGGATTCTCTGCTCAATGAAGAATATTCAACACGCGAGGGCCGCCGTATCGGCGTCGCCCTGACGACAGCGCGGCTTACTCCGATAAAAACACTGGAAAGCTTCGACTTTACCTTCCAGCCCTCGCTGGACAGGGATCGCATCATGGCTCTAGCCGAACTGGAGTTCATCACTCGCAATGAAGTGGTACACTTTCTCGGTCCACCTGGTACAGGAAAGAGCCATCTGGCAACTGCTCTTGGGGTTGCAGCCGTTAAAGCGGGTAAACGGGTGTATCGCATTGCTTTAGCTCACCTCATCGAAGCCTTGGCAAAAGCTGAAAAAGAAGGGCGGTTGACTGAGAAACTACGCTTCTTTGCACGAACTTCACTGCTAATCGTCGATGAAATCGGTTATCTGCCAATTACCAATGGGGGAGCAAACTTGTTCTTCCAGCTCGTCAATGCCAAATATGAAAAGGGATCCATGATCCTCACCTCAAACCGTGGCTTTGCGGAATGGGGTGAGATCTTTGGTGATCGCGTTATTGCCACAGCCCTTCTCGATCGGCTTTTGCATCATGCCGTCGTCATCCAGATCGAAGGTGCTAGTTATCGGTTGCGCAGCCATGCGGACCTCATGCCAGAGCACGTACGGGCTAACGCTTCAATAGCCCCACCTCCACCACCAAAACGACGCGGCAGGCCACCCAAAAAGGAGAGTTAG
- a CDS encoding amino acid ABC transporter ATP-binding protein, which translates to MIVIEKVCKAYHLKNRSEPVRALDNVTNHIDRGEVVVIIGPSGSGKSTLLRSLNGLQGVDSGTITIDGQIVTDKKTDINKLRTEVGMVFQHFNLFQHKTALENIAMPQRIVLKRDRKEAEEIAHDLLRKVGILDHANNYPSMLSGGQQQRVAIARSLAMKPKVMLFDEATSALDPETVGGILGLMRELAAEGMTMIVVTHEMGFAREAADRVIFMDAGAVIEENTPDNFFDNPQSDRAQEFLRQIL; encoded by the coding sequence ATGATTGTCATCGAAAAGGTATGCAAGGCATACCACCTTAAAAATCGTTCTGAACCAGTGCGTGCACTGGATAATGTGACTAACCATATCGACCGGGGTGAAGTTGTGGTGATCATCGGGCCTTCGGGTTCGGGGAAGTCCACTTTGTTGCGATCATTGAATGGGCTTCAAGGGGTCGACAGCGGGACTATCACCATTGATGGGCAGATTGTTACTGACAAAAAGACCGACATTAACAAGTTGCGCACCGAGGTGGGCATGGTGTTTCAGCATTTTAACTTATTTCAGCACAAGACTGCGCTCGAAAATATCGCGATGCCCCAACGGATTGTGTTGAAACGTGACCGTAAAGAGGCTGAAGAGATCGCCCATGATCTGTTGCGGAAGGTTGGCATTCTAGACCATGCAAACAACTATCCGTCAATGTTATCTGGGGGTCAACAGCAACGGGTGGCGATCGCGCGCTCACTAGCGATGAAACCAAAGGTAATGCTGTTTGATGAGGCGACTTCGGCATTGGATCCGGAAACCGTGGGCGGCATTCTTGGACTTATGCGCGAACTTGCCGCTGAGGGAATGACCATGATCGTCGTGACCCATGAAATGGGTTTTGCGCGTGAAGCAGCGGATCGAGTGATCTTCATGGATGCAGGTGCGGTGATTGAAGAAAATACACCTGACAACTTCTTCGACAATCCGCAATCGGATCGGGCTCAGGAATTTTTGAGGCAGATTCTCTAA
- a CDS encoding transporter substrate-binding domain-containing protein, which translates to MKLKSFIAGAVGSAVIALASTASWAESTMEKIVRTGQMTIAVQTQGPPISFVNKNGDRAGLAIEIAQMMADDMAVELVIKDFDWKGLIPALLSGKADFIAADMTPTAKRHMQIVFTNPVFYSETVAFTPMDSPYSSWEELNTSDVSVATTQASSWAETARKVLPKAQLKEFAGGTAQTVQAVASGRANAGLSDTATIAGFISSIGGLKVLDGKLAREPLGFATRPDSLHLLSALDNYVRLIEADGRLEDRLDYWWNSIAWEADHK; encoded by the coding sequence ATGAAACTAAAATCATTCATAGCAGGTGCCGTCGGTAGTGCGGTTATTGCACTGGCGTCAACTGCGTCCTGGGCAGAATCCACAATGGAAAAGATCGTCCGCACCGGTCAGATGACTATTGCCGTTCAGACCCAAGGACCGCCGATCAGTTTTGTCAACAAAAACGGTGACCGTGCCGGACTGGCGATAGAGATTGCGCAAATGATGGCAGACGACATGGCAGTCGAACTGGTCATCAAGGACTTCGATTGGAAAGGTCTAATCCCAGCGCTGCTGTCGGGTAAAGCTGATTTCATCGCCGCTGACATGACCCCGACGGCAAAACGCCACATGCAGATCGTGTTCACTAATCCGGTCTTCTATTCTGAAACCGTCGCGTTTACACCCATGGATTCTCCATATTCTTCCTGGGAGGAGCTCAACACATCTGATGTATCGGTTGCAACTACGCAGGCATCGTCTTGGGCCGAAACTGCACGCAAGGTTCTTCCCAAAGCTCAGCTGAAAGAATTTGCAGGCGGAACTGCACAGACGGTTCAAGCCGTTGCATCGGGCCGGGCCAACGCTGGTTTGTCGGACACGGCCACCATCGCGGGCTTCATTAGCTCGATCGGAGGCCTCAAGGTTCTGGACGGCAAGCTAGCCCGTGAACCGCTTGGGTTTGCCACCCGCCCGGATTCGTTGCACCTACTGAGCGCTCTAGATAATTATGTGCGCCTGATTGAAGCCGATGGTCGTCTTGAGGATCGCCTAGATTACTGGTGGAATTCCATCGCGTGGGAAGCAGATCACAAATAG
- a CDS encoding autotransporter outer membrane beta-barrel domain-containing protein, with amino-acid sequence MNHAIKPGNFVKVAFQGDASVTDNGIDLVTQKSVVINFDSGKINDNQYALHYAVDFAVKGTNTNEMEVGEYINRVQMVGSTKALAPTIISQVDTAEISDYRVEMTDLSGELYSRNQAVALRNSDYFTQSLMICGGSGGDVFRVIKDESCGWFYGGGEWSRTGGNFEYKGTGTNTMRYAGGAQKAIDANWNISLAGSLAQDWSKGYGGAWKSRSVTGQVGIAAKYSFDATKLSAGLSYSFSHSESQRAGVMLFDGTAETGRSTDVVGGILRLSHDFVSSGVYARPYMDLGLAYMTGYSAEEHGAGALNLQIRRNSEGHAWMRPGFELGYEGIIPGQGTLNLFANISLQQRLSGTATAAYSTLEGGPGGVDPMKALANLGETAFEVKTGLELKLDDFGTVGLHFEHRTAGNLHDNAARLNLSIPF; translated from the coding sequence TTGAACCATGCCATCAAACCGGGTAACTTCGTCAAAGTCGCGTTTCAAGGGGATGCTAGCGTAACAGACAATGGTATTGACCTTGTAACCCAGAAATCTGTTGTGATTAACTTCGACAGCGGCAAAATCAATGATAACCAATATGCCCTGCATTACGCTGTAGATTTTGCTGTGAAGGGGACAAATACCAACGAGATGGAAGTGGGAGAGTATATCAACCGTGTCCAGATGGTAGGCAGTACAAAAGCATTAGCACCAACGATTATATCTCAGGTTGATACTGCAGAGATCTCCGACTATCGCGTTGAGATGACCGATCTTTCCGGCGAATTATATAGCCGCAATCAGGCAGTTGCTTTACGCAACTCTGATTACTTCACGCAATCATTGATGATTTGCGGTGGAAGTGGGGGAGATGTCTTCAGGGTTATTAAGGATGAATCCTGTGGCTGGTTCTACGGTGGCGGAGAATGGTCCAGAACAGGCGGCAACTTCGAGTACAAGGGTACAGGAACAAATACCATGCGATATGCTGGTGGTGCCCAAAAAGCCATTGATGCTAACTGGAACATTAGTCTTGCTGGATCACTGGCTCAAGATTGGTCGAAAGGGTATGGCGGCGCATGGAAATCTCGCAGTGTTACCGGTCAGGTCGGCATTGCCGCAAAGTACAGCTTCGATGCAACCAAACTCAGTGCTGGCTTGAGTTATAGCTTCTCTCACTCGGAGAGCCAGCGCGCTGGTGTGATGTTGTTTGACGGAACAGCTGAAACCGGCCGAAGCACAGATGTAGTAGGTGGTATCCTTCGCCTTTCCCATGACTTTGTTTCTAGCGGTGTTTATGCACGTCCCTATATGGATTTAGGTCTTGCTTACATGACAGGGTACAGTGCGGAGGAACACGGTGCGGGTGCATTAAACTTACAGATCCGCCGGAATTCAGAGGGCCATGCTTGGATGAGGCCAGGCTTTGAACTGGGCTATGAGGGCATCATCCCTGGTCAGGGCACGTTGAACCTGTTTGCAAACATCTCTTTGCAGCAAAGGCTAAGCGGCACTGCAACGGCGGCGTATTCCACGTTGGAAGGTGGACCGGGCGGTGTAGACCCAATGAAGGCACTAGCCAATCTCGGAGAGACTGCATTTGAAGTGAAAACCGGTCTGGAACTCAAGTTAGATGATTTCGGTACAGTTGGCTTACATTTCGAACACAGAACCGCAGGCAATCTTCACGACAATGCGGCACGGTTAAACTTATCCATTCCGTTCTGA
- a CDS encoding recombinase family protein, whose product MSRIGYARTSTTDQNLEAQVLALEAAGCHLIRSEQKSGASLKERIELQTILDFIHPSETLVVTRIDRLARSMHDLQVIARRLQDKGAHLFATEQPIDTSTAAGKAFFDMLGVFAEFETNLRRERQAEGIAAAKTRGAYKGRPPQIDTKKIEVRLAAGQSPTEIARELGVSRGTVYKVKNR is encoded by the coding sequence ATGTCTCGCATCGGTTACGCTCGCACCTCTACCACCGATCAGAATCTGGAAGCGCAAGTTCTTGCATTGGAAGCAGCTGGGTGTCATCTGATCCGCTCGGAACAGAAGAGCGGGGCTTCTCTCAAGGAGCGTATTGAGTTGCAGACAATCCTGGACTTTATCCATCCGAGCGAAACTCTGGTGGTCACCCGCATTGATCGGCTTGCCCGGTCTATGCATGACCTGCAAGTTATTGCACGGCGCTTGCAAGACAAGGGTGCTCATTTGTTTGCGACTGAGCAGCCTATCGACACCTCAACGGCTGCCGGCAAAGCTTTCTTCGATATGCTCGGTGTCTTTGCAGAGTTCGAAACCAATCTGCGCCGCGAGCGACAAGCAGAAGGCATTGCGGCGGCAAAGACAAGAGGTGCTTACAAAGGCCGCCCGCCACAGATTGATACAAAGAAGATTGAAGTGCGGCTTGCTGCTGGCCAGAGCCCAACGGAGATTGCCCGAGAGCTCGGCGTCTCTCGAGGAACAGTTTACAAGGTAAAGAACCGATGA
- the istA gene encoding IS21 family transposase: protein MVNLGKIVMIHNLKQQGLSVSAIARKAGLDRKTVSKYLHQGLEAPVYGPRQRDGRVLEEYKGYLLERLERFPGLSARRLLRELKTLGFKGGYSTVTEYLRLIRPAPPHAFERRFETAPGQQAQVDFAEFQVEFTSEPDVVRKVFLFSMVLSNSRFLWGRYCANQKLETVLRCHIAAFEVFGGATLEVLYDRMKTAVLGEEPDGTVLFNPALVALLDHYGAQPDACQPYRAKTKGKVERPFRYIRQDFFLGRTFRDLDDLNAQFTRWCKEIANVRVHATTNRVVGEVFGEEQPALIPLPAHPYDAVLLVERRVTRDGMVSVGGNLYSVPDTVKKRMVEVQHHPQEVRIYENGQLIATHPVMEGKNQRRVDPCHRKAPPRATQRRRLAAEPTKHSGVNQRPLEFYEAVGQRLASTGGKP from the coding sequence GTGGTCAATCTAGGGAAGATCGTAATGATCCATAATTTGAAGCAGCAGGGACTGTCTGTAAGTGCCATAGCGCGCAAAGCCGGGCTGGATAGAAAGACGGTCAGCAAATACTTACACCAAGGCCTTGAAGCTCCTGTCTACGGCCCCCGCCAGCGTGACGGGCGTGTACTGGAGGAATACAAAGGCTATTTACTTGAGCGACTGGAGCGGTTTCCCGGTCTATCTGCCCGGCGCTTGCTTCGTGAGCTGAAGACACTGGGGTTTAAGGGCGGTTACTCCACTGTAACGGAATATCTTCGCCTGATCCGTCCAGCTCCTCCGCATGCATTTGAACGGCGCTTTGAGACAGCACCAGGCCAGCAGGCACAGGTAGATTTTGCTGAGTTTCAGGTGGAGTTCACCAGTGAACCAGATGTGGTGCGAAAAGTCTTTTTGTTTTCAATGGTGCTGAGTAATTCACGGTTTTTGTGGGGGCGCTATTGTGCCAATCAAAAACTAGAGACAGTCCTGCGTTGTCATATCGCGGCCTTTGAGGTCTTCGGCGGAGCGACACTGGAAGTCCTGTATGATCGCATGAAGACAGCCGTTCTGGGAGAGGAGCCAGATGGCACTGTTCTTTTTAATCCTGCTCTTGTCGCTCTTCTGGACCATTATGGCGCTCAGCCGGATGCCTGCCAGCCCTACCGGGCCAAAACCAAGGGCAAGGTGGAGCGGCCATTTCGTTACATCCGGCAGGATTTTTTCCTTGGTCGTACGTTCCGCGATCTGGACGATCTTAATGCCCAGTTCACACGCTGGTGCAAGGAAATTGCCAATGTCCGTGTTCATGCCACCACCAACCGTGTGGTGGGCGAGGTCTTTGGAGAGGAACAGCCCGCTCTGATCCCTTTGCCAGCGCACCCTTATGATGCTGTTTTACTGGTGGAGCGGCGGGTCACGCGTGATGGCATGGTCTCCGTTGGAGGTAATCTTTATTCAGTGCCGGACACCGTTAAGAAACGGATGGTCGAAGTCCAGCATCACCCGCAAGAGGTGCGCATCTATGAAAACGGTCAGCTCATCGCCACCCATCCGGTCATGGAGGGAAAGAACCAGCGCCGGGTTGATCCATGCCATCGCAAGGCTCCTCCACGGGCAACACAGCGCCGTCGTCTGGCTGCGGAGCCAACCAAACACAGCGGTGTAAACCAACGCCCACTGGAGTTCTATGAAGCGGTAGGCCAACGACTTGCCAGTACTGGAGGTAAGCCATGA